In Ureibacillus thermophilus, the genomic stretch ATATCGTAAAACGAATCGTGAAGGAAGGGCACACGATTGGCAACCATTCAGATAAACATCCGAATATGGCGAGACTATCCCAGGAAGGTATGGTTAAAGAATGGCAAAACTTTGATAGGAAATTAAAAGGAATTACAGGAATTGAACGGACTTATTATGTTCGCCCCCCAGAAGGCGTGTTTAACGAAGAATTGTTAGAAGTGGGCAATGAACATGGCTATACCCACATTTTCTGGTCCATTGCTTTCCGCGATTGGGATACGGATCAAAAGAAAGGCAATGAATATGCTTATCATGAACTCGTCAATCAATTGCATCCCGGTGCCATTATTTTAATGCACACAGTCGCTCAACATAATGCCGATGCTTTGCCAGATTTTATCAAAGAAGCAAAACGGCAAGGATATTCTTTTGGAACATTGGATGAGCTGGTGTTTGATTATTTGGTGGATGAAATGATTTGGAGCAAAACTTATTGATGGAGTTATTTATTCCGGATAAACTTCATAATAATATGATTATTGGAATCCATTTTGAATGGGTTCCTTTTTTATTAAGCTAACTTTGCTATTAGTGCGTTTATGGCCTAGTTTAGTGTGTTTAGAAACTTATTTAGTGCGAATACAACTTCATTTAGTTCGGATAACAATCTATTAAGTGCGGATGCAACCATCTTTAGTGTGCATAGCATCCCATTTAGTGCGTTTATGACCTCATTTGGTGTGAATGAAACCTCGTTTGGTGCGAACACAAACAAAATAAAAAAGACCCCTCAAAGAGGAATCTTTTTTATCATCATTTAAACATCTTTTTCAAATTCGCCATTTCAATGGCTGATACGGCTGCATCAAACCCTTTGTTTCCTGCTTTTGTTCCAGCCCGCTCAATGGCTTGTTCAATATTTTCTGTTGTCACAAGGCCAAAAATCACCGGCACATTTGTTTGTAAGGAAACTTGAGCAATTCCTTTTGCCACTTCATTGCAGACATAGTCATAATGGGTAGTCGCCCCCCGAATAACGGTGCCTAAACCAATGATTGAATCGTACTCTCCCGTTTCAGCCATTTGTTTTGCAATAAATGGGATTTCGAAAGCTCCAGGCACCCATGCTACATCTATGTTTTCCTCATCTACACCATGGCGTTTTAAACCATCCATTGCTCCTTCTAATAATTTTTTCGTGATGAATTCATTAAATCTTCCTACTACAATTCCGATTTTTAAACCAGTTCCGACTAAATTTGCTTCA encodes the following:
- a CDS encoding polysaccharide deacetylase family protein, yielding MMISAPNAVAKEYHWGFTKAKDGNPPDAGAEFEQVLREYGAFYRGNPEKKVIYLTFDNGFEAGYTEQILDTLKKENVKATFFLTGHYLTSATDIVKRIVKEGHTIGNHSDKHPNMARLSQEGMVKEWQNFDRKLKGITGIERTYYVRPPEGVFNEELLEVGNEHGYTHIFWSIAFRDWDTDQKKGNEYAYHELVNQLHPGAIILMHTVAQHNADALPDFIKEAKRQGYSFGTLDELVFDYLVDEMIWSKTY
- the ribH gene encoding 6,7-dimethyl-8-ribityllumazine synthase: MGRIVEANLVGTGLKIGIVVGRFNEFITKKLLEGAMDGLKRHGVDEENIDVAWVPGAFEIPFIAKQMAETGEYDSIIGLGTVIRGATTHYDYVCNEVAKGIAQVSLQTNVPVIFGLVTTENIEQAIERAGTKAGNKGFDAAVSAIEMANLKKMFK